Proteins encoded together in one Electrophorus electricus isolate fEleEle1 chromosome 9, fEleEle1.pri, whole genome shotgun sequence window:
- the ubac1 gene encoding ubiquitin-associated domain-containing protein 1 isoform X2 produces the protein MFVQEEKIFAGKVLKIHVCTMEGTEWLEEVTEDTTIEKLKEKCLKHCAHGSLEDPKTLTHHKLIHAATERVLTEVKTVADENLKDKDCLLLIKKRPPPTHPKMADISTEEKKKQESKAPDKDAILKATANLSTRHSDRMVTQHNIRDFQTELKKILVSLIEVAQKLLALNPDAVELFKKANAMLDEDEEERVDDAALQQLTEMGFPESRAVKALRLNHMSVTQAMEWLIEHMDDPTVDTPLPGQEAQGGASASASASASLSASGSVTGSASAGPSALGALARTPSQSSSEDAKQDELTEIFKRIRRKREFRPDSRAVIALMEMGFDEKEVIDALRVNSNQQDAACEWLLGDRKPSPEDLDKGIDTNSPLFQAILENPVVQLGLTNPKTLLAFEDMLENPLNSTQWMNDPETGPVMLQISRIFQTLNRT, from the exons ATGTTTGTGCAAGAAGAGAAGATATTTGCAGGCAAAGTGCTCAAGATCCATGTCTGTACCATGGAGGGCACGGAGTGGCTGGAGGAAGTAACCGAAGACACCACGATAGAAAAGCTCAAGGAGAAATGCTTGAAGCAC TGTGCACACGGGAGTCTAGAAGACCCCAAAACCTTAACACACCACAAACTAATCCATGCGGCTACAGAGAGGGTTCTCACAGAAGTCAAAACTGTGGCAGACGAAAACCTTAAAGACAAAG atTGCTTGTTGTTGATAAAGAAGAGGCCTCCCCCAACACATCCAAAAATGGCTGACATATCTACAGAAGAGAAG AAGAAGCAGGAGAGCAAGGCTCCTGATAAGGATGCCATCCTGAAAGCCACAGCGAACCTGTCCACTCGCCACTCTGACCGCATGGTCACTCAACACAACATCAGAGAC TTCCAGACAGAACTGAAGAAAATACTGGTGTCACTGATTGAGGTGGCACAAAAACTCCTTGCTTTGAATCCAGATGCTGTTGAGCTCTTCAAAAAGGCCAATG CTATGctggatgaggatgaggaggaacgGGTAGATGACGCAGCCCTGCAGCAGCTCACTGAGATGGGTTTCCCAGAGAGCCGTGCGGTCAAGGCACTGCGCTTAAACCA CATGTCGGTGACACAAGCTATGGAATGGCTGATTGAGCACATGGATGACCCTACAGTCGACACGCCACTGCCAGGCCAGGAAGCTCAGGGAGGAGCCAGTGCGTCTGCGTCTGCATCTGCGTCGCTGTCTGCATCTGGGTCTGTGACTGGTTCTGCGTCAGCCGGGCCCTCTGCCCTGGGGGCCCTAGCACGCACTCCCTCCCAGTCCAGCTCGGAGGATGCCAAGCAGGACGAGCTGACGGAGATCTTCAAGAGGATCCGCAGGAAAAGGGAGTTCAGGCCGGACTCACGG GCAGTGATTGCACTGATGGAGATGGGCTTTGATGAGAAGGAGGTGATTGATGCACTTCGCGTCAACAGTAATCAACAGGATGCTGCT TGTGAATGGTTGCTTGGAGATAGAAAGCCATCCCCTGAAGATCTAGATAAGGGTATCGATACCAACAGCCCCCTCTTTCAGGCCATATTGGAGAACCCTGTGGTACAACTGGGCCTTACAAATCCTAAAACGCTCCTGG CATTTGAAGACATGCTTGAGAATCCTCTGAACAGCACACAGTGGATGAATGACCCCGAGACTGGTCCAGTCATGCTCCAGATCTCCAGAATCTTCCAGACACTCAATCGCACGTAG
- the entr1 gene encoding endosome-associated-trafficking regulator 1 isoform X1 — protein MSKHKTTKKTLIIEDDELNDGEDGLNPFSFREFIRSKTQVSSTADGLEKTFDGASQGEDKYNYPRGFDHSHKGHFFTDPSVLGHSFGSESEYEWTEIYQPSTIEEAHDLGLCGSLEGRNVLPHSLLYNEDKDETANKWDVGEGFSPETQFSRKSTGSYEGDEETSVIDVSFHTKKSSAENGIRDQQKLREENAHLRKHIKVLSKKSEMDSMMIRQLTDELHNRKIQEEREAKALETMVQSVEQNLQLMTKRAVKAENSLSKLKQEIQQLQNQLEAYKSENEQLRAGETAALTTMRHNAQVASEYLNKTAKDAETSIKQLLTGRETLCLVSQLLSSVDKITEFQK, from the exons atgtcaaaacacaaaacaaccaagAAAACGCTAATTATTGAAGATG atGAGCTAAATGATGGTGAAGATGGACTGAACCCATTTTCTTTCCGAGAATTCATCAGGAGCAAAACTCAAGTTTCAAGCACTGCTGATGGTCTTGAG aaaacatttgatGGTGCCTCTCAAGGGGAGGATAAATATAATTACCCCAGAGGCTTTGATCACAGCCACAAAGGACATTTCTTCACAGATCCTTCAGTGCTTGGCCACTCCTTTGGCAGTGAATCGGAGTACGAATGGACGGAAATCTACCAGCCCTCAACTATTGAGGAGGCTCACGATTTAGGACTATGTGGGAGTTTGGAAGGAAGGAACGTTTTGCCTCATTCATTGCTGTACAATGAAGACAAGGATGAGACAGCAAACAAGTGGGACGTGGGAGAGGGATTCTCACCAGAGACTCAGTTTTCTAGAAAAAGCACTGGAAGTTATgaaggagatgaggagacaTCAGTCATCGACGTTTCATTTCACACTAAGAAGAGCAGCGCTGAGAATGGGATTAGGGACCAGCAAAAA CTAAGAGAAGAAAATGCTCATCTTAGGAAGCATATCAAAGTACTTTCAAAGAAGTCAGAGATGGACTCCATGAT GATCAGACAACTCACGGATGAGTTACACAACCGAAAGATACAAGAGGAGAGGGAAGCTAAAGCCCTGGAGACAATGGTTCAGTCAGTGGAACAAAACCTTCAGCTAATGACC AAACGGGCTGTTAAAGCTGAAAACAGTTTATCTAAATTAAAACAAGAAATCCAGCAACTCCAG AACCAACTAGAAGCATACAAAAGTGAAAATGAGCAACTTCGAGCAGGAGAGACTGCAGCCTTAACCACAATGAGACACAATGCGCAAGTGGCATCAGAATATCTTAACAAAACAGCCAAAGATGCTGAGACTTCCATCAA GCAGTTGTTGACAGGAAGGGAGACACTGTGTCTTGTATCACAGTTGCTGAGTTCCGTTGACAAGATCACTGAGTTTCAAAAATGA
- the entr1 gene encoding endosome-associated-trafficking regulator 1 isoform X2 → MSRLKISQNLDELNDGEDGLNPFSFREFIRSKTQVSSTADGLEKTFDGASQGEDKYNYPRGFDHSHKGHFFTDPSVLGHSFGSESEYEWTEIYQPSTIEEAHDLGLCGSLEGRNVLPHSLLYNEDKDETANKWDVGEGFSPETQFSRKSTGSYEGDEETSVIDVSFHTKKSSAENGIRDQQKLREENAHLRKHIKVLSKKSEMDSMMIRQLTDELHNRKIQEEREAKALETMVQSVEQNLQLMTKRAVKAENSLSKLKQEIQQLQNQLEAYKSENEQLRAGETAALTTMRHNAQVASEYLNKTAKDAETSIKQLLTGRETLCLVSQLLSSVDKITEFQK, encoded by the exons ATGAGCCGTTTGAAGATCAGCCAAAATTTAG atGAGCTAAATGATGGTGAAGATGGACTGAACCCATTTTCTTTCCGAGAATTCATCAGGAGCAAAACTCAAGTTTCAAGCACTGCTGATGGTCTTGAG aaaacatttgatGGTGCCTCTCAAGGGGAGGATAAATATAATTACCCCAGAGGCTTTGATCACAGCCACAAAGGACATTTCTTCACAGATCCTTCAGTGCTTGGCCACTCCTTTGGCAGTGAATCGGAGTACGAATGGACGGAAATCTACCAGCCCTCAACTATTGAGGAGGCTCACGATTTAGGACTATGTGGGAGTTTGGAAGGAAGGAACGTTTTGCCTCATTCATTGCTGTACAATGAAGACAAGGATGAGACAGCAAACAAGTGGGACGTGGGAGAGGGATTCTCACCAGAGACTCAGTTTTCTAGAAAAAGCACTGGAAGTTATgaaggagatgaggagacaTCAGTCATCGACGTTTCATTTCACACTAAGAAGAGCAGCGCTGAGAATGGGATTAGGGACCAGCAAAAA CTAAGAGAAGAAAATGCTCATCTTAGGAAGCATATCAAAGTACTTTCAAAGAAGTCAGAGATGGACTCCATGAT GATCAGACAACTCACGGATGAGTTACACAACCGAAAGATACAAGAGGAGAGGGAAGCTAAAGCCCTGGAGACAATGGTTCAGTCAGTGGAACAAAACCTTCAGCTAATGACC AAACGGGCTGTTAAAGCTGAAAACAGTTTATCTAAATTAAAACAAGAAATCCAGCAACTCCAG AACCAACTAGAAGCATACAAAAGTGAAAATGAGCAACTTCGAGCAGGAGAGACTGCAGCCTTAACCACAATGAGACACAATGCGCAAGTGGCATCAGAATATCTTAACAAAACAGCCAAAGATGCTGAGACTTCCATCAA GCAGTTGTTGACAGGAAGGGAGACACTGTGTCTTGTATCACAGTTGCTGAGTTCCGTTGACAAGATCACTGAGTTTCAAAAATGA
- the ubac1 gene encoding ubiquitin-associated domain-containing protein 1 isoform X1, with amino-acid sequence MFVQEEKIFAGKVLKIHVCTMEGTEWLEEVTEDTTIEKLKEKCLKHCAHGSLEDPKTLTHHKLIHAATERVLTEVKTVADENLKDKDCLLLIKKRPPPTHPKMADISTEEKQKKQESKAPDKDAILKATANLSTRHSDRMVTQHNIRDFQTELKKILVSLIEVAQKLLALNPDAVELFKKANAMLDEDEEERVDDAALQQLTEMGFPESRAVKALRLNHMSVTQAMEWLIEHMDDPTVDTPLPGQEAQGGASASASASASLSASGSVTGSASAGPSALGALARTPSQSSSEDAKQDELTEIFKRIRRKREFRPDSRAVIALMEMGFDEKEVIDALRVNSNQQDAACEWLLGDRKPSPEDLDKGIDTNSPLFQAILENPVVQLGLTNPKTLLAFEDMLENPLNSTQWMNDPETGPVMLQISRIFQTLNRT; translated from the exons ATGTTTGTGCAAGAAGAGAAGATATTTGCAGGCAAAGTGCTCAAGATCCATGTCTGTACCATGGAGGGCACGGAGTGGCTGGAGGAAGTAACCGAAGACACCACGATAGAAAAGCTCAAGGAGAAATGCTTGAAGCAC TGTGCACACGGGAGTCTAGAAGACCCCAAAACCTTAACACACCACAAACTAATCCATGCGGCTACAGAGAGGGTTCTCACAGAAGTCAAAACTGTGGCAGACGAAAACCTTAAAGACAAAG atTGCTTGTTGTTGATAAAGAAGAGGCCTCCCCCAACACATCCAAAAATGGCTGACATATCTACAGAAGAGAAG CAGAAGAAGCAGGAGAGCAAGGCTCCTGATAAGGATGCCATCCTGAAAGCCACAGCGAACCTGTCCACTCGCCACTCTGACCGCATGGTCACTCAACACAACATCAGAGAC TTCCAGACAGAACTGAAGAAAATACTGGTGTCACTGATTGAGGTGGCACAAAAACTCCTTGCTTTGAATCCAGATGCTGTTGAGCTCTTCAAAAAGGCCAATG CTATGctggatgaggatgaggaggaacgGGTAGATGACGCAGCCCTGCAGCAGCTCACTGAGATGGGTTTCCCAGAGAGCCGTGCGGTCAAGGCACTGCGCTTAAACCA CATGTCGGTGACACAAGCTATGGAATGGCTGATTGAGCACATGGATGACCCTACAGTCGACACGCCACTGCCAGGCCAGGAAGCTCAGGGAGGAGCCAGTGCGTCTGCGTCTGCATCTGCGTCGCTGTCTGCATCTGGGTCTGTGACTGGTTCTGCGTCAGCCGGGCCCTCTGCCCTGGGGGCCCTAGCACGCACTCCCTCCCAGTCCAGCTCGGAGGATGCCAAGCAGGACGAGCTGACGGAGATCTTCAAGAGGATCCGCAGGAAAAGGGAGTTCAGGCCGGACTCACGG GCAGTGATTGCACTGATGGAGATGGGCTTTGATGAGAAGGAGGTGATTGATGCACTTCGCGTCAACAGTAATCAACAGGATGCTGCT TGTGAATGGTTGCTTGGAGATAGAAAGCCATCCCCTGAAGATCTAGATAAGGGTATCGATACCAACAGCCCCCTCTTTCAGGCCATATTGGAGAACCCTGTGGTACAACTGGGCCTTACAAATCCTAAAACGCTCCTGG CATTTGAAGACATGCTTGAGAATCCTCTGAACAGCACACAGTGGATGAATGACCCCGAGACTGGTCCAGTCATGCTCCAGATCTCCAGAATCTTCCAGACACTCAATCGCACGTAG